DNA from Sulfurimonas xiamenensis:
TATATTTTGCAACCATTCAATCATGTTACTGCTGTAAATCCATTTGTAATGATGGCAGTGATTGTGTCGGGTTTGAAACTTTTATATAAACGGTAGCTTCTATTAAAGAGTGCCATGGTATTTTATTTTCTTTTTCAAATATATCTTTATAATTTTTAAGACTCCACTTTACAAATTCCAAAGGATTAACCGCTCTTTGAATAAATCTGATTTCATAATGAAGATGTGGACCGCTGCTTTTACCTGAGTTGCCGGTATATGCAATCAAATCACCTTTTTTTACAAATTTTCCTGATTTTATCACAATTTTGTTTAAATGCCCAAAATAAGTTCTAAAGCCATAATTATGCTGAAGAATCACGAGATTGCCGAAGCCGCTCTTCTTATGATAACCCGCCCATTCAACAATTCCATCAGCTGTTGCGTAAACAGGGGTATTAATCGCTGCTCGCAAATCGATGCCTCGATGAAACTCTTTTGATCTTAATATAGGATGTACTCTATAACCAAATTTGCTTGTAATTCCTTTATACTCTACAGGAGAACCACTTGGCACAAACTGCATAAGCGTTGTCATATGTTCAGAATTTAACTTTGTTAAATTCACTCTCTCGGCAAGCGTCATCTCTGCTGCGGGAGTCAAACCAATTAATGTCTCTATCTCAGAAAGTGATTCTGAAACCTCCGCAAGTTCTCTTTTTTTATCGATAAGAGATAATTGCGTTTCTTTTATGCTCTCATCTAATACTCTGTTTTTTTCTTTAAGCGCCAGATACGCTTTTTGCATATTTTGTCGTTTTAATTCTATTTTTTCTACTGTATAATTTAAGTATAAAATTGTCCCCACGGCAATAAAAGCAGAAGTTCCTATAAATAGAAGAGCATAATAGATAACTTTTTTTATAAATTTATGAAGATTAAACTCTTTTACACCTCTATCATCCTCTATTGTAATAGTAAAATGGTTATTCATAATAATTCTTTAAAAATGTTTCAACAACACTAAAAGAACCAAAAACCAAATATTTATATCCGGGTTTTATCTCTTGAAAAATAGTATGTTTTATCTCTAAATTATTTAAAGTGCTTTGAATATCCTCTATTTTGGCAGCTCTTTGATCATGTATAACAATTATCTCCACTTGCAAAATAATTGGCTTAAGTATTGATAAGATTTCTTTGTAATTTTTATCTTTGTAACTATTATAAATCACAATATATTTGTTTCCTATTAGGGCGTTCACCAAGCTTTTTGCCGCTAAGACATTATGCCCCACATCAACTATTATATTTTCATTTATTTTTGTCACTCTTCCAAAAAGAGGCGGATTTTGGAAATTTGCTGCTGCATATTCAAGCTTTAAAAAGTTCAATGCAGCTATACTTAATGATAAATTTTCTATTAAATACGGCACTAGAGAGAGTTTTTTTGAAATTTCTTCTATTTTTTGCTTATCTGCACTACTTAAAAGCTCTTCAACTCTGTAAATATTGAGTTTTTTTTCACTACTTAATTTATCAGCAACCTTATAAACATCTTTGTAGTTTTGCATAGCCAATATAGCATTGTTTTGAATTGCATTTAATTTTGTAGCAGCTATTTGCTCTATATCTGAGCCTAAAAAAGTTTCATGGTCATATGCGATAGGAGTTACAAGTGTTAATGTTTTAGCAAATACCGCAGTTGCATCAAACTCTCCGCCAAGGCCAGCTTCCATTATAATATAATCACACTTTTTAAAAATTATCACTGCTAAAAGTGTAGTGTATTCAAAGTAACTAAGTGAAGATGCATCATCTTTGCTCAAAATTTTTTGAAGCTCTGCATATGCCTCTTCCAACTCTGCATTACTTACATTTTTACCATTTTTCCATATTCTTTCATTAAACTCTAAAATATGCGGAGATGTATAATGACCTGTACTAAAACCCATTGAGTACAAAGCATTAGCCAAAAAACGGCCGGTTGTGCCTTTTCCATTTGTTCCAATTATATGAATTATCTTAGGATGATTTAAAAATGATTTAATTTTTTCATATACTCGCGGCATACGAGTATAATCAATCTTCTCATAATAGAGCGGTTTAGTATTTAAATACTCTTGTAGTGTCATTTATAGATTATTCTTTCTTTCGAATTTTTTTGCTTTATTTTGATTAACTTTAGTTACTGCTGTTTTTCAGCTCTTGCTCCTTCAGCAGAAACTTGAGCTGCAAATGATTTAATAGCTCTTTGTGCAGCAAATCCAATAGCCTCAAATCTATCTTGATCAGTAACTATAGCATTTGGTGCTACTGAAAAATCATAAAACCCTCTTGTGGTATAATTTTTTGAAGAGCCGTTTGTGTATTTTTCAATATTTAACACAACACTCATTCGATAGCCTGTTATATAACCATTTACATCATAGGTAATTGGCGCGTAACTAGGTTCATTCATTTTTATTACCAAATGCGTATCTGATACTGATCTGCTTACTAGCGACGCCTGGAAAACTTCTACAACTGCTCTATCAATCTCATCTTTTATTACAACTGTATTTTCAGGATCTTGCACAGAGATTATAACGCTTGTGCTTATCTTCTCTCCTAATACATCCCGAGAAAATTTAGCACTGGGTTTATACCCGCAACCGCTTAATATGATGAAAACTAAAAATAGTAATAAAAAGATTTTAATATTATAAAACAGTTTCAATTTAACCCTTGATAACTAAATTTACTAATTTTTTAGGAACTACGATCTCTTTGATTATAGTTTTTCCTTCCAGCCATTTTTGTGCCTTCTCTTTAGCAGCTTCAAGAATACTATTCTGATCTGCATCAACAGCAACTTCTATCTCGCATCTTCTTTTTCCATTGATTGAAACAGCAAGTGTTACAGCCTCTTCAACAAAAACATCTTCTATAACTTTTTGCGGTGTCAAGTTTTTAAGATTAAAGTATTTATTGCTTATTTCAGAACATACATGCGGAATTACTGGCTCCATAATAGAAGTTAAAATCCAATAACCCTCACACCAGACATCTCTATTTGTTTGAAGATTCAGAGCATTCATTGCTTCCATAACACCGGCTATCATAGTATTAAAAGTGTATTTTTCTGTATAAACATCAATAGAACGAACCAATGCTTCATACACCTTTTTTCTGGCAAACTTTTCCTCTTTTAAGAGAGATGCATGTTCAATAACAGGAACAGCATCTGTTTCATAAATATTTGAACTTCTGTCATAAAATCTTTTTATAAACTTATACGCACCCTCAACAGCACTGTCATTCCACTCCAACTCTTGTGTT
Protein-coding regions in this window:
- the lptE gene encoding LPS assembly lipoprotein LptE; the encoded protein is MKLFYNIKIFLLLFLVFIILSGCGYKPSAKFSRDVLGEKISTSVIISVQDPENTVVIKDEIDRAVVEVFQASLVSRSVSDTHLVIKMNEPSYAPITYDVNGYITGYRMSVVLNIEKYTNGSSKNYTTRGFYDFSVAPNAIVTDQDRFEAIGFAAQRAIKSFAAQVSAEGARAEKQQ
- a CDS encoding bifunctional folylpolyglutamate synthase/dihydrofolate synthase, translated to MTLQEYLNTKPLYYEKIDYTRMPRVYEKIKSFLNHPKIIHIIGTNGKGTTGRFLANALYSMGFSTGHYTSPHILEFNERIWKNGKNVSNAELEEAYAELQKILSKDDASSLSYFEYTTLLAVIIFKKCDYIIMEAGLGGEFDATAVFAKTLTLVTPIAYDHETFLGSDIEQIAATKLNAIQNNAILAMQNYKDVYKVADKLSSEKKLNIYRVEELLSSADKQKIEEISKKLSLVPYLIENLSLSIAALNFLKLEYAAANFQNPPLFGRVTKINENIIVDVGHNVLAAKSLVNALIGNKYIVIYNSYKDKNYKEILSILKPIILQVEIIVIHDQRAAKIEDIQSTLNNLEIKHTIFQEIKPGYKYLVFGSFSVVETFLKNYYE
- a CDS encoding M23 family metallopeptidase, encoding MNNHFTITIEDDRGVKEFNLHKFIKKVIYYALLFIGTSAFIAVGTILYLNYTVEKIELKRQNMQKAYLALKEKNRVLDESIKETQLSLIDKKRELAEVSESLSEIETLIGLTPAAEMTLAERVNLTKLNSEHMTTLMQFVPSGSPVEYKGITSKFGYRVHPILRSKEFHRGIDLRAAINTPVYATADGIVEWAGYHKKSGFGNLVILQHNYGFRTYFGHLNKIVIKSGKFVKKGDLIAYTGNSGKSSGPHLHYEIRFIQRAVNPLEFVKWSLKNYKDIFEKENKIPWHSLIEATVYIKVSNPTQSLPSLQMDLQQ